One window from the genome of Pseudoalteromonas sp. '520P1 No. 423' encodes:
- a CDS encoding autotransporter assembly complex family protein, which yields MLRYFSYLWLFLLSMFLQAKENNISDFELSGIKGQLLYNVSFYLAKVKNESATKQLKRHSIDQIKTSLKALGYYEPKITLSFEQDGEVQDKLVIMKVDIEPGTEVRIAKLNYHLQGEGKDDNALTQVIKKLPLVQGDVINHAIYEKSKSMIESQLLELGYFDAQWQVNELGISLKNHSAIVTFDINTGPRYTYGPIVISSDTPAVKYIRSLASFKTGEAYQAHIISQYNLDIASTPYFKSVRVYADIEHRENKQIPIKVDVLHKPANSYEIGGGFSTDLGAKARIKWSKPWVGTDGHYFETDAVVTDYEKEFEFAYTVPVDDPVDDVWRYAFGYKSENNSHTQKYIRTLTTQLQRQWVTQSNWVRTAFIKHEREDFEIADDPGKTEMLLPGISFAKKKTKGGTTPFWGNQWLLSAEVGLDGVLSDTDLLKLQFQTALLRTYRNNHLFYVKSKLGAILVEDINDVPASMRFFAGGDQSIRGFKYESISPADEKGNLVGGKYLVTGTLEYNYQFAPSWRAALFVDGGTSTNDFSEDIEVGTGIGIRWLTPIGPIRIDHAWAITDNNNTRFSVTIGPEI from the coding sequence ATGTTACGTTATTTTTCATATCTTTGGTTATTTTTATTAAGTATGTTTTTACAGGCCAAAGAAAATAATATTTCAGATTTTGAACTATCTGGAATTAAAGGCCAGTTACTTTATAATGTCAGTTTTTATTTAGCAAAAGTAAAAAATGAATCTGCAACTAAACAATTAAAACGCCACAGCATAGATCAAATTAAGACTAGCTTGAAGGCACTTGGTTATTATGAACCTAAAATAACACTCTCTTTTGAACAAGATGGTGAAGTGCAAGACAAGCTAGTGATAATGAAAGTTGATATTGAGCCCGGCACAGAAGTGAGAATTGCAAAGTTAAATTATCACCTTCAAGGAGAAGGTAAAGACGATAATGCTTTAACTCAGGTTATTAAAAAGCTTCCTTTGGTTCAGGGAGATGTAATAAATCATGCAATATATGAGAAATCCAAATCTATGATTGAAAGCCAGTTACTCGAACTGGGGTATTTTGATGCCCAATGGCAAGTAAATGAACTGGGTATATCACTAAAAAATCACAGTGCTATCGTGACTTTTGATATCAATACGGGTCCTCGTTATACCTACGGACCAATTGTTATTTCATCAGATACGCCTGCGGTAAAATATATACGTTCATTAGCATCTTTTAAAACAGGTGAAGCTTATCAAGCACATATCATTTCACAATATAATTTAGATATAGCGAGCACCCCTTATTTTAAAAGTGTTCGTGTATATGCAGATATTGAACATAGAGAAAATAAGCAAATTCCCATCAAAGTTGACGTATTACACAAACCTGCAAATAGTTATGAAATTGGCGGTGGTTTTTCAACAGACTTAGGAGCGAAAGCAAGAATAAAATGGAGTAAACCTTGGGTCGGTACTGACGGCCATTATTTTGAGACTGATGCTGTCGTTACAGATTATGAGAAAGAATTTGAATTCGCATATACAGTACCCGTAGATGATCCTGTAGATGATGTATGGCGTTATGCATTTGGTTATAAAAGTGAAAATAACTCACATACTCAGAAGTATATCCGAACATTGACCACACAATTACAAAGACAGTGGGTTACTCAGTCTAATTGGGTACGCACAGCTTTTATAAAACATGAGCGAGAAGATTTTGAAATAGCTGATGATCCGGGCAAAACAGAAATGTTATTACCGGGTATTAGTTTTGCAAAAAAGAAAACAAAAGGTGGAACAACACCATTTTGGGGTAATCAATGGCTACTGTCGGCTGAAGTGGGATTAGATGGTGTATTATCTGATACTGATTTGTTAAAACTGCAATTTCAAACAGCGCTGTTAAGAACCTATCGTAATAACCACCTTTTTTATGTTAAATCAAAGTTAGGCGCAATTTTGGTTGAAGATATCAACGACGTACCTGCATCAATGCGCTTTTTTGCTGGTGGCGATCAAAGTATTCGAGGATTTAAATACGAATCAATTTCACCAGCAGATGAGAAAGGAAATCTTGTTGGTGGTAAATATTTAGTCACAGGCACGTTAGAGTATAACTATCAGTTTGCGCCATCATGGCGGGCGGCTTTGTTTGTAGACGGAGGTACGTCAACGAACGATTTTTCAGAGGATATTGAAGTTGGAACAGGAATTGGTATTCGATGGTTAACACCCATTGGTCCAATTAGAATTGACCATGCTTGGGCAATAACAGATAACAATAATACTCGGTTCAGTGTGACAATAGGGCCGGAAATATGA
- a CDS encoding type II secretion system protein produces the protein MYFHNNKKNLSGFTLIELIMVIIILGTIAISAATLFLNVQSEAKVSKIKAISAAMKSTSDLVYAKAIINNVVTGNMDFNGTNISVINGYIGAHWNKSWRYALDIGKEISYTSKNSSCSKHSLCGVGQQNSAPSLPFVVLSPGKVAFIWLQGEKLADRCYAFYYNPNDVNKTSPEIGTVTSGC, from the coding sequence ATGTACTTTCATAACAATAAAAAGAATTTAAGTGGGTTCACTTTAATTGAACTTATTATGGTTATCATCATCCTAGGCACTATAGCTATATCTGCAGCAACGCTATTTTTAAATGTTCAAAGTGAAGCAAAGGTTTCAAAAATAAAAGCGATTTCAGCGGCAATGAAATCAACGTCAGATCTGGTTTATGCTAAAGCAATAATAAATAATGTTGTTACGGGCAATATGGACTTTAATGGTACAAATATTTCAGTGATTAATGGTTATATTGGTGCTCATTGGAATAAGTCGTGGCGTTATGCATTAGATATAGGTAAAGAAATATCATACACATCAAAAAATAGTTCTTGTTCTAAACATTCATTGTGTGGTGTAGGTCAGCAAAATTCAGCTCCTAGTTTACCTTTTGTGGTGTTATCACCTGGTAAAGTCGCTTTCATCTGGCTGCAAGGCGAAAAGTTGGCTGATAGGTGTTATGCGTTTTATTATAATCCCAACGATGTAAATAAAACTTCACCTGAGATAGGAACAGTCACTTCAGGCTGTTAA
- a CDS encoding ribonuclease E inhibitor RraB → MSNQVQFPNDENGELLADMAKAGIDLSQLHVIDFFILFEQKPDAEKFEIEIAKDDLAPKTQLQKCSETGVWEVITSIKMVPEHTLLGQMEQYFESFANPLNGYGDGWGIMAEE, encoded by the coding sequence ATGAGCAATCAAGTACAATTTCCAAACGATGAGAACGGTGAATTACTCGCTGATATGGCAAAAGCAGGCATAGATCTTAGCCAACTTCACGTTATTGATTTTTTTATCTTATTTGAGCAAAAGCCAGATGCGGAAAAATTTGAGATTGAAATTGCCAAAGATGATTTAGCACCAAAAACGCAATTACAAAAGTGTTCTGAAACGGGTGTTTGGGAAGTGATCACTTCTATTAAAATGGTTCCAGAACATACTTTATTAGGCCAAATGGAACAGTATTTTGAAAGCTTTGCTAATCCATTAAATGGCTATGGTGATGGTTGGGGAATAATGGCTGAAGAATAG
- a CDS encoding DEAD/DEAH box helicase, translated as MTIYQLRPYQSEAVQNTVTHFKKSDDAAVIVLPTGAGKSLVIAELARIAKRKILVLAHVKELVEQNSEKYISYGLEASIFSAGLKQKSLIHQVTFASIQSIAKNLDKLDEAYSLVIIDECHRVNLETSSQYAQVINQLKTHNKSLKVLGLTATPYRMGIGWIYHEHYHGFVRGSDDAPFKKCIYELPLRYMIKNEFLTPPNMIDAAISHYDFSSITTDSFGRFDNQEMSLLLKDSQRVTKAIVEQIVDLAKNRLGVMIFASTIEHAKEILTYLPQDDCAKSIAALVIGDTELSQRDRIITEFKKQKIKFLVNVSVLTTGFDAPHVDFIAILRPTESVSLYQQIVGRGLRLSDNKKDCLVIDYAGNGYDIFYPEVGSKKPDSDSEPVQVLCPGCGFANMFWGKTDNDGKVIEHFGRRCQGMLESEDTSQQCDFRFRFKQCDSCGAENDIAARKCHECGCAIVDPDDKLKAALNLKDALVLRCSGMQFEAISEFKIKITYFDEDGASCDEVYNFENSGSTYYFNKAFGKRLLAGQEPTYFKSLSQVIDKQAFFTAPDFVIARKMNKKNRGAWKIVEKLFDYEGNYRKANQM; from the coding sequence ATGACTATCTATCAGTTAAGACCTTATCAAAGTGAAGCGGTTCAAAATACCGTGACACATTTTAAAAAATCAGATGATGCAGCTGTTATTGTATTACCAACTGGAGCGGGTAAAAGCTTAGTAATTGCAGAGTTAGCACGCATAGCAAAACGAAAAATTTTAGTGTTAGCGCATGTTAAAGAACTGGTTGAACAAAATAGTGAAAAATATATAAGTTATGGCCTAGAGGCCAGTATATTTTCTGCGGGTTTAAAACAAAAATCTTTAATCCATCAGGTAACATTTGCCAGTATTCAATCGATAGCTAAAAATTTAGATAAGCTGGATGAAGCTTATTCATTGGTTATTATAGATGAATGCCATAGAGTTAACTTAGAAACAAGTTCACAATATGCGCAAGTAATCAATCAGTTAAAAACCCATAATAAGTCATTAAAAGTATTAGGCTTAACAGCTACACCTTATCGTATGGGCATAGGGTGGATTTACCATGAACATTACCATGGATTTGTAAGAGGCTCTGATGATGCGCCATTTAAAAAGTGCATATATGAATTACCACTTAGATACATGATAAAAAATGAATTTTTAACACCGCCAAATATGATAGATGCTGCAATTAGTCATTATGACTTTTCATCTATTACTACAGATAGTTTTGGACGCTTTGATAATCAAGAAATGAGCTTATTACTTAAAGATTCACAAAGGGTGACGAAAGCCATTGTTGAGCAAATAGTTGATCTTGCTAAAAATCGTTTAGGTGTGATGATTTTTGCCTCTACCATTGAACATGCCAAGGAAATTTTAACCTATTTACCGCAAGACGACTGTGCTAAAAGTATAGCTGCATTAGTGATAGGCGATACAGAGTTATCGCAAAGAGATCGCATTATCACTGAGTTTAAAAAACAAAAAATCAAATTTTTAGTGAATGTATCAGTATTAACGACAGGCTTTGATGCCCCGCATGTTGATTTTATTGCAATATTACGTCCTACAGAATCGGTCAGTTTATATCAGCAAATTGTGGGTAGGGGATTGCGCTTAAGTGATAACAAAAAAGACTGTTTAGTGATAGATTATGCTGGTAACGGTTATGACATTTTTTACCCTGAAGTGGGCTCTAAAAAGCCAGATAGCGATAGTGAACCTGTGCAGGTTTTGTGTCCTGGGTGTGGTTTTGCGAATATGTTTTGGGGAAAAACGGATAACGATGGCAAAGTCATAGAGCATTTTGGTCGTCGTTGCCAAGGTATGTTAGAAAGTGAGGATACATCGCAGCAATGTGATTTTAGATTTAGATTTAAACAATGTGATAGTTGTGGTGCTGAAAATGACATAGCAGCACGTAAGTGTCATGAATGCGGCTGTGCGATTGTTGATCCTGATGATAAACTCAAAGCGGCACTTAACTTAAAAGATGCGCTTGTTTTAAGGTGTTCAGGTATGCAGTTTGAGGCAATAAGTGAATTCAAAATAAAAATAACTTATTTTGATGAAGATGGTGCCAGTTGTGATGAGGTATATAATTTCGAAAACTCGGGCTCCACTTATTATTTTAATAAAGCATTTGGAAAACGTTTATTAGCCGGACAAGAGCCCACTTACTTTAAATCATTATCACAAGTTATCGATAAACAAGCCTTTTTTACAGCCCCAGATTTTGTAATAGCCAGAAAAATGAATAAAAAGAATCGCGGAGCTTGGAAAATTGTAGAAAAGCTATTTGATTATGAAGGTAATTACAGAAAGGCGAATCAGATGTAG
- a CDS encoding DUF4136 domain-containing protein: protein MRNLLIAATVLLLAACSHTPDWDYDQSANFSNFKTFAWVKDASLTKDVKNYQINPIMEKRVREAVNSDLTQKGLSMVSIDEADVLINYHASVDKKIDIDTFSTHYSATWNHWRNPWGTSIHADNKVREYEVGTLIIDIVDQNSNQLIWRGAKEGRLKKNQKPEKRTQVINDTVINILSNFPPQATEVL, encoded by the coding sequence ATGAGAAACCTATTAATAGCAGCCACAGTGTTACTTTTGGCTGCATGTTCACACACCCCTGATTGGGATTATGATCAGTCTGCGAATTTTAGCAACTTCAAAACCTTTGCTTGGGTTAAAGATGCCAGTCTCACTAAGGATGTAAAAAATTATCAAATCAACCCTATTATGGAAAAACGTGTTAGAGAAGCTGTTAATTCTGACTTAACTCAAAAAGGTCTCTCTATGGTTTCAATTGATGAAGCAGATGTTTTGATCAATTACCATGCCTCTGTTGATAAAAAAATTGATATAGATACATTCTCTACTCATTACAGTGCAACTTGGAATCACTGGCGTAATCCATGGGGCACAAGTATTCATGCTGATAATAAAGTACGTGAATATGAAGTAGGTACTTTAATTATTGATATCGTTGATCAAAACTCAAATCAACTTATTTGGCGTGGTGCTAAAGAAGGTAGATTAAAGAAAAATCAAAAACCAGAAAAAAGAACACAAGTCATTAATGACACTGTGATCAACATTTTGAGTAACTTCCCTCCTCAAGCAACAGAAGTACTTTAA
- a CDS encoding efflux RND transporter periplasmic adaptor subunit has translation MATKKQILFPVGILVLGVGISASFSAMKKPPEKKEEKEILPLVQVQPASVESITLDVSSYGLITPKNQTQLVAQLSGQLVEVSEAFVKGGFVKKGDVLARIDPNDYEAALIDAQATLAQARSALEVERAQGHVAKSEWERIRKNSNEFIPSELYLRKPQLAEKLARFKASEASLKRAKRNLERTYISAPYDAIIAQRAVSLGSVVSPGSNIGELNSISLAEVRLPVADKDMQYLIKGGINANVVLTTQYSGKDYDWQATIVRSEGVINQKSRMSYLVAQVQDPYAQNSDFPPLRFGAYVNAKIQGLEINNTTTVARHLVKNNKIAVLSSDNTLTYQTVDILREFDNQIVLSNGLNSGDKVITTALDYPSEGMKLTTEYAQPKTLDSDKKDDTQLAMKKD, from the coding sequence GTGGCTACTAAAAAACAAATATTATTCCCAGTCGGAATTTTAGTGCTAGGAGTTGGAATTTCGGCCAGCTTCTCAGCTATGAAGAAACCACCAGAGAAAAAAGAAGAGAAAGAAATTCTTCCTTTGGTTCAAGTTCAACCTGCATCAGTTGAATCTATCACATTAGACGTCAGCTCCTATGGTCTGATCACACCAAAAAATCAAACGCAGCTTGTTGCACAACTAAGTGGCCAACTTGTTGAAGTATCTGAAGCCTTTGTAAAAGGTGGATTTGTAAAAAAGGGTGATGTATTAGCCCGAATCGATCCAAATGACTATGAAGCAGCATTAATAGATGCACAAGCGACTTTAGCACAAGCGCGCTCAGCGCTTGAAGTAGAGCGAGCTCAAGGACATGTTGCTAAATCTGAATGGGAAAGAATTCGTAAAAATAGTAATGAATTTATTCCATCTGAACTGTATTTAAGAAAACCTCAATTAGCAGAAAAATTAGCCCGTTTTAAAGCATCTGAAGCGTCTTTAAAACGTGCAAAACGCAATCTAGAACGTACTTATATCAGCGCTCCCTATGATGCAATTATCGCACAACGCGCAGTAAGTCTAGGCAGTGTTGTAAGCCCAGGAAGTAATATTGGAGAGTTAAACTCAATTAGTTTAGCCGAGGTAAGACTTCCAGTTGCCGATAAAGATATGCAATACCTAATAAAGGGTGGCATAAATGCCAATGTTGTATTAACCACACAATATTCAGGTAAAGATTACGACTGGCAGGCAACGATTGTGCGTAGTGAAGGTGTCATCAATCAAAAAAGTCGTATGAGCTATTTAGTAGCACAAGTTCAAGACCCATATGCTCAAAATTCTGATTTTCCACCACTTAGGTTTGGAGCTTACGTTAATGCTAAAATCCAAGGTTTAGAAATTAACAATACAACCACAGTTGCCCGTCATTTAGTTAAAAATAACAAAATTGCAGTTTTAAGTTCAGATAATACTTTAACTTATCAAACCGTTGATATATTAAGAGAGTTTGACAATCAAATTGTTTTAAGTAATGGCTTAAATAGTGGCGACAAAGTAATCACTACAGCACTTGATTATCCTAGTGAAGGCATGAAATTAACAACTGAGTATGCCCAACCTAAAACGCTCGATTCTGATAAAAAAGATGATACACAACTTGCAATGAAGAAGGACTAA
- a CDS encoding efflux RND transporter permease subunit yields the protein MIDTNKGIIAWFARNSVAANLLMIFILVGGLLTAGTIRKQMFPDFESNWLQVQVAYPGAAPQEVEEGITVKIEDALEGLQGLKRVITYSRRSFSQAWIEVDEGYDAKEVLDEVKLQVDTISSFPDGMERPIVSQEKFTQEVMFLSLHGDLTNHELKDLGNKIHDEILALPGINVAEFYSGLAYEIGIEISPDKLREYGLSFRDIAAKVRGFSANMSAGQIKAQNGYISLRVENQAYKGHEFEQLPLITLEDGTLIRLGDIATINDGFQEGIQYSKFNGENSLTYSIGASKDQDITKVAKVMYNYLEAKEKELPQNVTLESFIDMTYYLNGRLDMMISNMIWGGLLVFLMLAMFLRIRLAFWVMMGLPVSFLGAFLLMPTAGLDITINIASLFAFILVLGIVVDDAIVIGESAHAEIEEHGHSLESVVRGVKRVAMPATFGVLTTIAAFLPMMLDDGPGRAFSMAIGGVIILCLIFSLVESKLILPAHLARMTPRPHNPKNPLHMVRQLIDTNLKRFVENVYRPTIIKAIHYRYTVIMGFISILIISGGLFAGGLVKFVATPKIPHDFANVDIDMTLSSSEAATLKAALQFEQLIVDVDNQIEKEHGSKMVEALTVRLQGRTRARIMAKLVSPELRVMDTFALADMWREQMPQMAGLKSLNIRDSIGGNGRDDGDISFRLEGKDIETLRLAANQLKQKLNTIKGIGDVNDSMQTATDEVRLDLKPVAHSLGLTLADIASQVSFGFYGLEAQRILRDGEELKVMIRYPIEERNSIGQIQDVRISTPAGGEVLLSEVAEIELVQGVNSIRRENAMRTINVWASVDTEQAEPFKIANDIRDNYLPQLLKSHAGIRTEVAGKIQEEMESMNEQIRNFALSMMLIFALLAIPLRSYSQPFLIMSVIPFGVIGAMFGHIILGMTMSSLSFFGIIAAAGVVVNDSLVMVDFVNKARAAGVPIKEAVVEAGCKRFRAIFLTSITTFIGLIPIITETSLQAKIVIPMAVSLAFGVLFATVITLLLIPCQYVALEDFKRLIRRKKKVDIDGTKTDKLDTVIQ from the coding sequence ATGATTGATACTAACAAAGGTATCATTGCTTGGTTTGCTCGCAATTCAGTTGCAGCAAATTTATTAATGATATTCATCTTAGTGGGCGGGCTTTTAACGGCTGGCACCATACGAAAGCAAATGTTTCCTGATTTTGAAAGTAACTGGCTTCAAGTACAGGTTGCTTATCCTGGCGCAGCACCACAAGAAGTGGAAGAAGGGATCACAGTTAAAATCGAAGATGCTTTAGAAGGTTTGCAAGGTTTAAAACGTGTCATAACGTATTCTCGTCGCAGCTTTTCTCAAGCTTGGATTGAAGTAGATGAAGGTTATGACGCTAAAGAAGTATTAGACGAAGTAAAGCTACAAGTAGATACAATTTCAAGCTTCCCTGATGGTATGGAACGCCCCATTGTAAGCCAAGAAAAATTCACTCAAGAAGTGATGTTTTTGAGCCTACATGGTGATTTAACAAATCATGAGTTAAAAGATTTAGGTAATAAAATCCACGATGAAATTTTAGCTTTACCTGGTATCAATGTTGCCGAATTTTACAGTGGATTAGCTTATGAAATTGGCATTGAAATCAGTCCTGATAAGCTAAGAGAATATGGCTTAAGCTTTAGAGATATCGCAGCTAAGGTGCGAGGTTTTTCAGCTAATATGTCTGCAGGCCAGATCAAAGCGCAAAACGGTTATATTTCTTTACGTGTAGAAAATCAAGCATATAAAGGCCATGAGTTCGAACAATTACCTCTGATCACTTTAGAAGATGGTACATTAATTCGTTTAGGTGATATTGCAACTATCAACGATGGTTTCCAAGAAGGCATTCAATACTCTAAGTTTAATGGTGAAAACTCGTTAACTTATTCAATTGGTGCTTCAAAGGATCAAGATATTACCAAAGTAGCTAAAGTGATGTATAACTATCTGGAAGCTAAAGAAAAAGAATTACCGCAAAATGTAACTTTAGAATCATTTATTGATATGACATATTATCTAAATGGCCGTTTAGATATGATGATCAGCAATATGATTTGGGGTGGTTTATTAGTATTTTTGATGTTGGCAATGTTCTTACGTATACGCTTAGCATTTTGGGTAATGATGGGGTTACCAGTATCATTTTTAGGGGCATTTTTGTTAATGCCAACTGCCGGACTTGATATTACCATTAATATCGCATCATTATTTGCGTTTATCTTAGTGCTAGGTATTGTGGTCGATGATGCCATAGTCATAGGAGAATCGGCCCATGCTGAAATTGAAGAGCATGGCCACAGCTTAGAAAGTGTTGTTAGAGGTGTAAAACGTGTTGCTATGCCTGCGACCTTTGGTGTTTTAACCACAATTGCAGCCTTCTTACCTATGATGCTAGATGATGGACCAGGTCGTGCATTTTCAATGGCCATTGGTGGTGTAATCATTTTATGTCTTATTTTCTCATTAGTAGAATCTAAACTTATTTTGCCAGCACATTTAGCGCGTATGACACCCAGACCTCATAACCCTAAAAATCCACTTCATATGGTTAGACAGTTAATCGATACTAACTTAAAACGTTTTGTCGAAAATGTTTACCGCCCTACTATCATAAAAGCCATACATTACAGATACACAGTTATTATGGGCTTTATCAGTATCTTGATTATAAGTGGTGGTTTATTTGCAGGTGGTTTAGTTAAATTTGTTGCCACACCTAAAATACCGCATGATTTTGCAAATGTAGATATTGATATGACGCTATCTTCTTCTGAAGCTGCAACTCTAAAAGCCGCGCTCCAGTTTGAACAACTGATCGTTGATGTTGATAACCAAATTGAAAAAGAACACGGTTCAAAAATGGTTGAAGCGTTAACTGTACGCTTACAAGGCAGAACCCGTGCACGTATCATGGCGAAACTTGTTTCTCCTGAACTTCGTGTTATGGACACTTTTGCGCTTGCCGATATGTGGCGTGAGCAAATGCCTCAAATGGCTGGCTTAAAAAGTTTAAATATCCGAGATAGTATAGGTGGCAATGGTCGTGATGACGGTGATATTAGTTTCCGCCTTGAAGGCAAAGATATTGAAACACTGCGTTTAGCCGCAAATCAGTTAAAACAGAAACTTAATACAATTAAAGGTATTGGTGATGTTAACGATTCAATGCAAACTGCAACTGATGAAGTTCGCTTAGATTTAAAACCTGTGGCACATAGCTTAGGTTTAACTTTAGCTGATATCGCCTCTCAAGTAAGTTTTGGTTTCTATGGCTTAGAAGCGCAACGTATTCTTCGTGATGGTGAAGAGTTAAAAGTCATGATCCGTTACCCAATTGAAGAACGTAATTCAATAGGCCAAATTCAAGATGTACGTATTAGTACGCCAGCTGGCGGTGAAGTATTATTATCTGAAGTAGCTGAAATTGAACTTGTTCAAGGTGTCAATAGCATACGTCGTGAAAATGCGATGCGTACAATTAATGTTTGGGCTTCTGTAGATACAGAACAAGCTGAACCATTTAAAATTGCAAATGACATCAGAGATAACTACTTACCACAACTCCTTAAATCTCATGCGGGTATTCGTACTGAAGTGGCAGGTAAAATTCAAGAAGAAATGGAAAGCATGAATGAGCAAATTCGTAACTTTGCTTTATCTATGATGCTTATTTTTGCATTGCTTGCCATTCCATTACGCTCATATTCACAACCATTTTTAATCATGTCAGTGATCCCATTTGGTGTAATTGGTGCGATGTTTGGTCATATTATTTTAGGTATGACAATGAGTAGTTTATCTTTCTTTGGCATTATCGCTGCAGCTGGTGTGGTAGTTAATGATTCATTAGTTATGGTAGATTTTGTTAATAAAGCACGCGCTGCCGGAGTACCTATCAAAGAAGCAGTTGTTGAAGCAGGCTGTAAACGCTTTAGAGCGATTTTCTTAACTTCAATTACTACGTTTATAGGTTTAATACCAATTATTACTGAGACAAGCCTACAAGCTAAAATTGTAATACCTATGGCAGTATCTTTAGCCTTTGGTGTATTGTTTGCGACAGTGATCACCTTGTTATTAATCCCGTGTCAATATGTGGCTCTTGAAGACTTTAAGCGTTTAATACGTCGTAAAAAAAAAGTAGATATTGATGGGACTAAAACTGATAAGTTAGATACGGTTATTCAGTAA
- a CDS encoding leucyl aminopeptidase, with product MHLKKSLLALALCSSTFLANAEVIHFENKITKDSDTLVVFYHKDQASSDFKKYDKKTQGQLKRSIKANEFSGKYGEMLELTAPHNISANRIVIVGLGEKKSLNKAKVTKLGGNLSGKLEKKFIDKVTVKSDGIKIKFGDFSALLAQGISLRSYRFENYHNEKRNEKSYFFDVDSAKTSKNAYKTLANIEQGVVLARELISETATEMTPVDFANAAKELASLGVEVKVLKPAELKSLGMGALEAVGRGSNEGARLIVAHYKGNSDTPIALVGKGITFDSGGYSIKTGASIARMKSDMAGAAAVLGTVKSLALNKVDTNVVAVMGMAANMVSESSVAPGDVVRTAEGLTVEIVNTDAEGRLVLSDAMWYARKFYEPSVMVDVATLTGSKIRAVGNDYAAIFSEDEQLIADLTFSGKQVNENLWRLPLGYKDMLKTDIADLKNTGSGGPGATTAASFLQYFAGDVKWAHIDIAGNALASKAKGEISTGGTGYGVRLLSDWIMNKE from the coding sequence ATGCATCTTAAAAAATCACTACTTGCGCTTGCGCTTTGTAGTTCAACATTTCTTGCAAATGCTGAGGTTATTCATTTCGAAAATAAAATAACAAAAGACTCAGACACTTTAGTTGTTTTTTATCATAAAGATCAGGCAAGCTCAGATTTTAAAAAATATGATAAAAAAACCCAAGGGCAATTAAAGCGTTCTATTAAAGCAAATGAATTTAGTGGTAAATATGGCGAGATGCTTGAATTAACTGCACCGCATAATATCTCTGCTAATCGAATCGTTATTGTTGGTTTAGGTGAAAAGAAATCATTAAACAAAGCTAAAGTGACTAAACTTGGTGGTAATTTAAGCGGTAAACTAGAAAAGAAATTTATCGACAAAGTGACAGTTAAAAGTGATGGCATCAAGATAAAATTTGGTGATTTTTCTGCATTACTAGCGCAAGGTATCAGCTTACGTTCTTACCGTTTTGAGAACTACCATAATGAAAAACGTAATGAAAAATCGTATTTCTTTGATGTTGATAGCGCAAAGACTTCTAAAAATGCATATAAAACTTTAGCGAATATTGAGCAAGGTGTTGTATTAGCACGTGAATTGATCTCTGAAACTGCAACAGAAATGACGCCAGTTGACTTTGCTAATGCAGCAAAAGAGTTAGCGTCTTTAGGTGTTGAAGTTAAAGTATTGAAACCTGCAGAGCTTAAATCGCTAGGCATGGGAGCTTTAGAGGCGGTAGGGCGTGGCAGTAATGAAGGTGCCCGTTTGATTGTTGCACATTATAAAGGCAACTCAGACACTCCGATTGCACTTGTTGGTAAAGGTATCACATTTGACTCAGGTGGTTATAGCATCAAAACAGGTGCTTCAATTGCACGTATGAAGTCTGATATGGCTGGTGCGGCAGCAGTGCTAGGTACTGTAAAGTCTTTAGCATTAAATAAAGTAGATACCAATGTAGTTGCTGTAATGGGCATGGCTGCAAATATGGTATCTGAAAGCTCAGTGGCTCCAGGTGATGTAGTAAGGACTGCTGAAGGCTTAACAGTTGAGATTGTAAATACTGATGCTGAAGGGCGCTTAGTACTTTCTGATGCTATGTGGTATGCGAGAAAATTCTATGAACCAAGTGTAATGGTTGATGTTGCAACACTAACGGGTTCAAAAATACGCGCTGTTGGTAACGACTATGCTGCTATTTTCTCAGAAGATGAACAATTAATCGCTGATTTAACTTTCTCAGGTAAGCAAGTTAATGAAAACCTGTGGCGTTTACCTTTAGGCTATAAAGATATGTTAAAGACTGATATAGCAGATCTTAAAAATACGGGATCAGGTGGACCAGGTGCAACAACTGCAGCAAGCTTTTTACAATACTTTGCTGGAGATGTGAAATGGGCGCATATTGATATTGCTGGTAACGCACTTGCAAGCAAAGCCAAAGGTGAAATCTCTACAGGTGGTACAGGTTATGGTGTAAGATTATTATCAGATTGGATCATGAATAAGGAGTAA